From one Novosphingobium sp. genomic stretch:
- a CDS encoding response regulator transcription factor has product MNASSLDPSGEAAPGPAAGQTSQAAGHTIALVDDDRNILASVSIGLQAEGFATRVYADGTSALKALLDNPPDLAVVDIKMPRMDGLELLQRLRETSALPVIFLTSKDEEPDEALGLAMGADDYITKPFSQRLLVARIRAILRRLDARRAAPAPSGEPAPDIIHRGRLAMDPARHEVTWNEQPVSLTVTEFLILEALASRPGVIRSRNQLMDAAYSDDIYVDDRTIDSHIKRLRRKFRQADPTFSAIETLYGAGYSFAETG; this is encoded by the coding sequence ATGAACGCGTCCTCGCTCGATCCCTCCGGGGAAGCTGCCCCCGGCCCCGCCGCCGGCCAAACCTCGCAGGCCGCAGGCCATACCATCGCGCTGGTCGATGACGACCGCAACATTCTGGCCAGCGTCTCGATCGGGCTTCAGGCCGAGGGTTTCGCCACCCGCGTCTATGCCGACGGCACCAGCGCTTTGAAGGCCCTGCTCGACAATCCGCCCGATCTGGCGGTGGTCGATATCAAGATGCCGCGCATGGACGGGCTGGAACTGCTGCAGCGCCTGCGCGAGACCAGCGCCCTGCCCGTCATCTTCCTCACCAGCAAGGATGAGGAGCCCGATGAGGCGCTGGGCCTGGCCATGGGCGCCGACGACTACATCACCAAGCCCTTCAGCCAGCGCCTGCTGGTGGCGCGCATCCGCGCCATCCTGCGCCGTCTGGACGCGCGCCGCGCCGCCCCCGCCCCCAGCGGAGAGCCCGCGCCCGACATCATCCATCGCGGCCGCCTCGCCATGGACCCGGCCCGCCACGAGGTGACGTGGAACGAGCAGCCCGTTTCCCTCACCGTCACCGAATTCCTGATCCTCGAGGCCCTCGCCAGCCGTCCTGGCGTGATCCGCAGCCGCAACCAGTTGATGGACGCGGCCTACAGCGACGACATCTATGTCGATGATCGCACCATCGATTCGCATATCAAGCGCCTGCGCCGCAAGTTCCGTCAGGCCGACCCGACCTTCAGCGCGATCGAGACGCTGTATGGCGCGGGCTATTCCTTTGCCGAAACCGGATAG
- a CDS encoding ATP-binding protein produces the protein MAKSRKTAQERKRWASVIAPLSSRMKIRGVSLTARILAVNVIVLALMAFSLLFLDNYRNQMLAERFKRARVEAEIAAAVMAQSPGSARPKVLATIGTHQQMRLRLYAPDGHLAADSFALAPPSFSLADPRSQPWTMKAARTLDRMMDAALLAPPVPRYDEPPPPANPKDAAGLWPEVMEARAQEGSTVRERYAPDRTPIINAATPLGTRGAVLLTTRPAPDVTQAVRDARQTLAIVVLAALLTTVFLSLFLARTIVQPLRVLMRAAVRVRLGRDRTVIVPRLPERGDEIGLMARAIADMTEALRQRIDGVEAFAADVAHEIKNPLASLRSALDTLDKVGDGDLRRQLHAIAAHDVQRIDRLVTEIAYASRIDAELSRTTFDVVDLLALATALAGERERRGVNRDCVVVVTHEGSTPPVVEGDAARLERVFENLIDNAVSFSPPGGTITVALANHGLYVSCDVTDEGPGIPASARERVFERFHSLRPAGEDFGSHSGLGLAIARTIIVAHDGQLHARDPLEGPPQNGRGARLVFELPSWHPAQVAS, from the coding sequence ATGGCCAAATCCCGCAAAACCGCGCAGGAGCGCAAGCGCTGGGCCAGCGTCATCGCGCCGCTGTCCTCGCGCATGAAGATCAGGGGCGTGTCGCTGACGGCGCGCATTCTGGCGGTCAATGTCATCGTGCTGGCGCTGATGGCCTTCAGCCTGCTGTTCCTCGACAACTACCGCAACCAGATGCTGGCCGAGCGCTTCAAGCGCGCCCGCGTCGAGGCCGAGATCGCCGCCGCCGTCATGGCCCAGTCGCCCGGCTCAGCGCGGCCCAAGGTGCTGGCCACGATCGGCACGCATCAGCAGATGCGGCTGCGGCTCTATGCGCCCGACGGCCATCTGGCGGCGGACAGCTTTGCCCTCGCCCCGCCCTCCTTCAGCCTGGCCGATCCGCGCAGCCAGCCCTGGACGATGAAGGCCGCGCGCACGCTCGACCGCATGATGGATGCCGCGCTGCTGGCCCCGCCCGTGCCGCGCTATGACGAGCCGCCGCCGCCCGCCAACCCCAAGGATGCCGCCGGCCTCTGGCCCGAGGTGATGGAGGCGCGCGCGCAGGAAGGCTCCACCGTGCGTGAGCGCTATGCGCCCGACCGCACCCCGATCATCAACGCCGCCACGCCGCTGGGCACGCGCGGCGCGGTGCTGCTCACCACCCGCCCGGCGCCCGATGTGACGCAAGCGGTGCGCGACGCGCGCCAGACTCTGGCCATCGTGGTGCTGGCCGCGCTGCTGACCACCGTGTTCCTCTCGCTGTTTCTGGCGCGCACCATCGTCCAGCCCCTGCGCGTGCTGATGCGCGCGGCGGTGCGGGTGAGGCTGGGCCGCGACCGCACCGTCATCGTCCCCCGCCTGCCCGAGCGCGGCGACGAGATCGGCCTGATGGCCCGCGCCATCGCCGATATGACCGAGGCCCTGCGCCAGCGCATCGACGGCGTGGAGGCCTTCGCCGCCGATGTCGCGCATGAGATCAAGAACCCGCTGGCCTCCTTGCGCAGCGCGCTCGATACGCTGGACAAGGTGGGCGATGGCGATCTGCGCCGCCAGCTCCACGCGATTGCCGCGCATGATGTGCAGCGCATCGACCGGCTGGTGACCGAGATCGCCTATGCCAGCCGCATCGATGCCGAACTGTCGCGCACCACCTTCGATGTCGTCGACCTGCTGGCGCTGGCCACGGCGCTGGCCGGTGAGCGCGAAAGGCGCGGGGTCAACCGCGATTGCGTGGTCGTGGTGACGCATGAGGGCAGCACGCCTCCGGTGGTCGAGGGCGACGCGGCAAGGCTGGAACGGGTGTTTGAAAATCTGATCGACAATGCGGTGTCCTTCTCGCCGCCCGGCGGGACGATCACCGTGGCGCTGGCCAATCACGGCCTCTATGTGTCCTGCGATGTGACCGACGAGGGGCCGGGCATCCCGGCCTCCGCGCGGGAACGTGTGTTCGAGCGCTTCCACTCGCTGCGCCCGGCCGGCGAGGATTTCGGCAGCCATTCGGGGCTGGGACTGGCCATCGCGCGCACCATCATCGTGGCGCATGACGGGCAGTTGCATGCGCGCGATCCGCTGGAAGGGCCGCCGCAGAACGGGCGCGGCGCAAGGCTGGTGTTCGAACTGCCCTCCTGGCATCCGGCCCAGGTGGCGTCATGA
- a CDS encoding serine kinase, producing MMLLRQLTCVAIGGRAVLIDGSSGSGKSSLALALIDRGAALVGDDGVALRVESGVLLASPVPATRGLIEVRGVGLMPMAAVENMPVALLIRLTHDAPRYVETPRHEDILGVDLPLLELYPDSPVLALRATIALDVHGLPVAPLS from the coding sequence ATGATGTTGCTCCGACAATTGACCTGCGTGGCGATCGGCGGGCGCGCCGTGCTGATCGATGGCAGCAGCGGCAGCGGGAAATCCAGCCTCGCCCTCGCCTTGATCGACCGGGGCGCCGCGCTGGTGGGCGACGATGGCGTGGCGCTGCGCGTTGAAAGCGGCGTGCTGCTGGCCTCCCCGGTCCCGGCCACGCGCGGCTTGATCGAGGTGCGCGGCGTGGGTCTGATGCCCATGGCGGCGGTGGAGAATATGCCGGTGGCGCTGCTGATCCGCCTGACGCACGACGCGCCGCGCTATGTCGAAACACCGAGGCATGAGGATATTCTGGGCGTCGATCTGCCGCTGCTGGAGCTTTATCCCGACAGTCCGGTGTTAGCGCTAAGAGCCACCATCGCGCTCGATGTTCACGGGTTGCCGGTGGCGCCGCTGTCCTGA
- the rapZ gene encoding RNase adapter RapZ produces MLVTGMLGAGKTTALRVLEDLGWETIDNFPIRLLERLIDSPEHGADLGEHHGPLAIGFDSRTRGFNPHEVIELVKRLTRRGDLALTTLYLDCGGAELERRYNETRRRHPLANDMPAASGIAAERELMEPLRRWADLVINTTQFAANQLQQAMREQFAPAAGPDLTISVSSFGFSRGMPPVADFVFDMRFLNNPHWDKDLRPMTGKDAPIAEFIRQDPAFEDAFARIRDLLLAVLPRFQAQGKAYVHIAFGCTGGRHRSVFMAEQIGMALRNHGFSPTMLHRNLQSRAADLVEGAASR; encoded by the coding sequence ATGCTGGTGACCGGCATGCTGGGCGCAGGCAAGACCACCGCCCTGCGCGTGCTGGAGGATCTGGGCTGGGAAACCATCGACAATTTCCCCATCCGCCTGCTCGAAAGGCTGATCGATTCGCCCGAGCATGGCGCGGATCTTGGCGAACATCATGGTCCTCTGGCCATCGGCTTCGATTCGCGCACCCGCGGTTTCAACCCGCATGAGGTGATCGAACTGGTCAAACGCCTGACCAGACGCGGCGATCTGGCGCTGACGACGCTCTATCTCGACTGCGGCGGGGCCGAGCTGGAACGCCGTTACAACGAGACGCGCCGCCGCCATCCGCTGGCCAATGACATGCCCGCCGCCTCCGGCATCGCCGCCGAGCGCGAGCTGATGGAGCCGCTGCGCCGCTGGGCCGATCTGGTGATCAACACCACGCAATTCGCCGCGAATCAGTTGCAACAGGCCATGCGCGAGCAATTCGCCCCCGCTGCAGGCCCCGATCTGACGATTTCGGTGAGCAGTTTCGGCTTTTCGCGCGGCATGCCTCCCGTTGCCGATTTCGTCTTCGACATGCGTTTTCTCAACAATCCGCATTGGGACAAGGACCTGCGCCCGATGACCGGCAAGGACGCCCCGATCGCCGAATTCATCCGCCAGGACCCGGCCTTCGAGGACGCTTTTGCACGGATTCGCGACCTGCTGCTGGCAGTTCTCCCCCGTTTTCAGGCGCAGGGAAAAGCCTATGTTCACATCGCTTTCGGCTGCACCGGGGGGCGTCATCGCAGTGTCTTCATGGCCGAACAGATCGGCATGGCCTTGCGCAACCACGGATTTTCACCCACAATGCTGCACCGCAACCTGCAATCGCGTGCGGCCGACCTCGTAGAAGGGGCCGCCAGCCGATGA
- a CDS encoding PTS sugar transporter subunit IIA, protein MIGMILVTHGKLAEEFVHAMEHVVGRQEAIATVCIGPNDDVEKRRREIAEAIQQVDAGDGAIILTDLFGGTPSNLAISLMQAGRVEVIAGINLPMLIRLAGARKSANVLGAVVAARDAGRNYITIASEFLGQDA, encoded by the coding sequence ATGATCGGTATGATCCTTGTCACTCACGGCAAACTCGCCGAAGAATTCGTGCATGCGATGGAGCATGTCGTCGGACGGCAGGAGGCCATTGCGACGGTCTGCATCGGGCCCAACGATGACGTCGAGAAGCGCCGCCGCGAAATCGCCGAGGCGATCCAGCAGGTCGATGCGGGCGACGGTGCCATCATCCTGACCGATCTGTTCGGCGGCACGCCCAGCAATCTGGCGATCTCGCTGATGCAGGCGGGCCGGGTCGAGGTGATCGCGGGCATCAACCTGCCCATGCTGATACGCCTTGCCGGGGCGCGAAAATCCGCCAATGTGCTGGGGGCCGTGGTCGCCGCGCGCGATGCGGGCCGCAACTATATTACCATCGCGTCCGAATTTCTGGGTCAGGACGCCTAA
- a CDS encoding HPr family phosphocarrier protein has translation MGEARETVEIVNAKGLHARASAKFVNMVAMLPEGLDVKVSKEGAEAGGGSILGLMMLGAARGDSVDIIVKGEEAEVALSRLAGLVKDGFGED, from the coding sequence ATGGGAGAAGCACGGGAAACCGTCGAAATTGTCAACGCCAAGGGCCTGCATGCGCGGGCCAGCGCGAAATTCGTCAATATGGTCGCCATGCTCCCCGAGGGGCTGGACGTGAAGGTGTCGAAAGAGGGCGCGGAGGCCGGTGGCGGCTCGATCCTGGGCCTGATGATGCTGGGCGCCGCGCGCGGCGACAGCGTGGACATCATCGTCAAGGGCGAAGAGGCCGAAGTGGCCCTGTCGCGCCTTGCGGGTCTGGTGAAAGACGGTTTCGGGGAAGACTGA
- a CDS encoding RNA methyltransferase, whose translation MRRTITGFSNPTVKFLKSLRDKKHRRREGKFLTEGLRLLTDAREMGRLPEMLIMAEGRDPHPLLEQLENDVLAAGGDVVETSEDILSKITGKDNPQAVCGVFPEFDTSLAGLDRNAAPLWLVAHAMRDPGNLGTMLRTGDAVGAGGLILIDDCVDPFSVEAVRASMGAVFTQRIVQARWEEFLPWLRGDEGQLVAASLREAVPYRGAPYAGPCFIMVGNESRGLPEDYEMACDLRVTMPMKGRADSLNAAVAGAVLAYEVLAGLEGK comes from the coding sequence ATGCGCCGCACGATCACCGGCTTCTCCAACCCCACGGTCAAGTTCCTCAAGAGCCTGCGCGACAAGAAGCATCGCCGCCGCGAGGGCAAATTCCTGACCGAGGGCCTGCGCCTGCTGACCGACGCCCGCGAGATGGGCCGCCTGCCCGAAATGCTGATCATGGCCGAGGGTCGCGACCCGCACCCCCTGCTGGAGCAGCTTGAGAACGATGTGCTGGCAGCCGGCGGCGATGTGGTGGAAACCAGCGAGGACATCCTCAGCAAGATCACCGGCAAGGACAACCCGCAGGCCGTCTGCGGCGTCTTCCCGGAATTCGACACCAGCCTCGCCGGGCTGGACCGCAATGCCGCGCCGCTCTGGCTGGTGGCGCATGCGATGCGCGACCCCGGCAATCTGGGCACGATGCTGCGCACCGGCGATGCCGTGGGCGCGGGGGGCCTGATCCTGATCGACGACTGCGTGGACCCGTTCAGCGTGGAAGCCGTGCGCGCCAGCATGGGCGCGGTGTTCACGCAGCGCATCGTTCAGGCCCGCTGGGAAGAGTTCCTGCCCTGGCTGCGCGGCGACGAAGGCCAGTTGGTGGCGGCCTCTTTGCGTGAGGCCGTGCCCTATCGCGGGGCGCCTTACGCCGGGCCTTGTTTTATCATGGTCGGCAATGAGTCGCGCGGCCTGCCCGAGGATTACGAAATGGCCTGCGACCTGCGCGTGACGATGCCGATGAAGGGACGCGCGGACAGTCTGAACGCCGCGGTGGCCGGGGCCGTGTTGGCCTATGAGGTTTTGGCGGGGCTGGAAGGGAAGTAA
- a CDS encoding DNA recombination protein RmuC, whose product MEPAVVAIVALVVGLGLGWFFGQRPLADWKARLAERDKVVAEREQAFAVLDGKFRSAITDLAAASERASRADALAGQVEQARALLLDAQGEVATLRANATHFEEQKRLLLEAQDALRQQFEASGARVLAQAQEAFLNRAEARFTESEKTSAERMSAVLAPVGARLKAYEEQVQALETRRVDAFGQLLGQIDLLRAGQEKVREEAARLGNSLRNAPKARGRWGEQQLRNVLEQCGLSEHTDFVTEHSVNTEEGRLRPDAIVTIPGQKKLVIDAKVSLNAYQEAFEASDDALRELALKGHAASMRNHIQTLASKSYQSQFEDAPDYVLMFVPGEHFIAAALEYDPDIWNFAFDRRVLLASPTNLVAICRTVAQVWRQDGLAKEAKEIGRMGGELYDRLAVAAEHLKRMGGGLTSAVENYNKFVGSFERNVLSAGRRLRDKHIEIGKREVEDVPLVEAAPRYGDVAALPLPGEEAGV is encoded by the coding sequence GTGGAACCGGCTGTTGTCGCGATTGTTGCCCTTGTCGTGGGCCTTGGACTGGGCTGGTTTTTCGGCCAGCGCCCCTTGGCCGACTGGAAAGCGCGGCTTGCCGAGCGGGACAAGGTTGTGGCCGAGCGAGAGCAGGCCTTTGCCGTGCTCGATGGTAAATTTCGCAGCGCCATCACCGATCTTGCCGCCGCTAGTGAGCGCGCATCTCGCGCCGATGCGCTGGCGGGCCAGGTGGAGCAGGCCCGCGCGCTGCTGCTGGACGCGCAGGGCGAAGTGGCGACCTTGCGCGCCAATGCCACCCATTTCGAGGAACAGAAGCGCCTGCTACTCGAAGCGCAGGACGCGCTGCGCCAGCAGTTCGAGGCCTCTGGCGCCCGTGTGCTGGCTCAGGCGCAGGAAGCGTTTTTGAACCGCGCCGAGGCCCGCTTTACCGAAAGCGAAAAGACCAGCGCCGAGCGGATGAGTGCCGTTCTGGCGCCGGTTGGTGCCCGCCTGAAGGCCTATGAAGAGCAGGTGCAGGCGCTGGAAACCCGCCGCGTCGATGCCTTTGGCCAGCTGCTGGGCCAGATCGACCTGCTGCGTGCGGGCCAAGAAAAGGTGCGCGAGGAAGCCGCCCGTCTCGGCAACTCGCTGCGCAATGCGCCCAAGGCGCGGGGCCGCTGGGGCGAGCAGCAGCTCCGCAATGTGCTGGAGCAATGCGGCCTGTCCGAACACACCGATTTCGTTACCGAGCATTCGGTCAACACGGAAGAAGGCCGCCTGCGCCCCGACGCCATCGTCACCATCCCCGGCCAGAAGAAGCTGGTGATCGACGCCAAGGTCTCGCTCAACGCCTATCAGGAAGCCTTCGAGGCCAGCGATGACGCGCTGCGCGAGCTGGCGCTGAAGGGCCACGCCGCCTCGATGCGCAACCATATCCAGACACTGGCCAGCAAAAGCTACCAGAGCCAGTTCGAGGACGCGCCGGATTACGTCCTGATGTTTGTCCCCGGCGAGCATTTCATTGCCGCCGCACTGGAATACGACCCCGACATCTGGAACTTTGCCTTCGATCGCCGCGTGCTGCTGGCCAGCCCGACCAATCTGGTCGCGATCTGCCGCACCGTGGCACAGGTCTGGCGTCAGGATGGTCTGGCGAAGGAGGCCAAGGAGATCGGCCGCATGGGCGGCGAACTCTATGACCGTCTTGCTGTCGCGGCAGAGCATTTGAAGCGCATGGGCGGCGGCTTGACCAGCGCTGTGGAGAACTACAACAAATTCGTCGGTAGTTTCGAGCGGAACGTGCTCTCCGCCGGGCGCCGTCTGCGCGACAAGCATATCGAGATCGGCAAGCGCGAGGTCGAGGATGTGCCTCTGGTCGAAGCCGCGCCGCGTTATGGGGATGTGGCCGCGCTGCCTTTGCCGGGAGAAGAGGCAGGGGTTTAG
- a CDS encoding peptide deformylase → MAIRPILEAPDAQLKQISAPVTVFDDELKTLVDDMFETMYDAPGIGLAAIQVGVPLRVVVVDLQPEDMDAEPEVCTSHGGHEHTHRPLKKEPHIFINPEILNPSEELSVYQEGCLSVPDIFADVERPATCRLRWQDLDGTVHEQDLEGLMATCIQHEIDHLEGILFIDHLSRLKRQMALKKLEKARKAA, encoded by the coding sequence ATGGCTATCCGACCGATCCTTGAAGCGCCCGATGCGCAACTGAAGCAGATTTCCGCCCCCGTCACCGTGTTCGATGATGAGCTGAAAACGCTCGTCGATGACATGTTCGAGACGATGTATGATGCGCCGGGCATCGGCCTTGCCGCCATTCAGGTGGGCGTGCCGCTGCGCGTGGTGGTGGTCGACCTGCAGCCCGAAGACATGGATGCCGAGCCCGAGGTCTGCACTTCGCACGGCGGCCATGAGCATACCCATCGCCCGCTCAAGAAAGAGCCGCACATCTTCATCAATCCGGAGATTCTCAACCCTTCGGAGGAACTGTCGGTCTATCAGGAGGGCTGCCTCTCGGTGCCCGACATCTTCGCCGATGTGGAGCGCCCCGCCACCTGCCGCCTGCGCTGGCAGGATCTGGACGGCACGGTGCATGAGCAGGATCTGGAAGGCCTGATGGCCACCTGCATCCAGCATGAGATCGATCACCTTGAGGGCATCCTCTTTATCGATCACCTCTCGCGCCTGAAGCGCCAGATGGCGCTCAAGAAGCTGGAAAAGGCGCGCAAGGCGGCTTGA
- the recR gene encoding recombination mediator RecR, which produces MASQEIETLAGALSRLPGLGPRSARRAVLWLIKRRETALPALIDALDALSQRLTECEVCGNVDTASPCAICADPRRDARQICVVEEVADLWALDRARLFTGRYHVLGGRLSALDGVAPEDLAIAPLLSRVEGGGVDEVVLAMNATLEGQTTAHYIAERLENMPVRVTQLAHGLPVGGELDYLDEGTLAQALRARRPVA; this is translated from the coding sequence ATGGCATCGCAAGAGATCGAGACATTGGCCGGCGCGCTTTCCCGCCTGCCCGGACTGGGCCCACGCAGCGCGCGGCGTGCCGTGCTGTGGCTGATCAAGCGGCGCGAAACCGCGCTGCCCGCGCTGATCGACGCGCTGGACGCGCTGAGCCAGCGGCTGACCGAATGCGAGGTCTGCGGCAATGTGGACACCGCCAGCCCCTGCGCGATCTGCGCCGATCCGCGCCGCGACGCGCGCCAGATCTGCGTGGTGGAGGAGGTGGCGGACCTCTGGGCGCTGGACCGGGCGCGGCTGTTCACCGGGCGCTATCATGTGCTGGGCGGGCGTTTGTCGGCGCTGGACGGGGTGGCGCCCGAGGATCTGGCGATTGCTCCCCTGCTGTCCCGCGTGGAGGGCGGCGGCGTGGATGAGGTGGTTTTGGCGATGAATGCCACGCTGGAGGGCCAGACCACCGCCCATTATATCGCTGAAAGGCTTGAGAACATGCCGGTGCGGGTCACCCAGCTGGCCCATGGCCTGCCGGTGGGCGGTGAACTCGATTATCTCGATGAAGGGACGCTGGCTCAGGCCTTGCGGGCAAGGCGCCCCGTTGCCTGA
- the fmt gene encoding methionyl-tRNA formyltransferase, with the protein MRIIFMGTPDFAVPALQALVDAGHEVVAAYSQPPRPGGRRGRELTPGPVHKRAEELGIEVRHPLSLKGEDEKAAFAALNADVAVVAAYGLLLPRAVLEAPTHGCLNLHGSILPRWRGAAPIQRAILAGDEQTGVDIMQMETGLDTGPVRASVRTPVAGKTAGELTVELAALGAELIVRVLADLTAFPPVTQPEEGLTYARKIEKAEAKLDFTAGAQQVLRQILAFNPAPGAFFELQGERIKILAANILTDDPEGKIADFPTIPGIVIGDQLAIGCGTGAIRPTVVQRAGKPAMPMWDMLRGFPIREGTQLS; encoded by the coding sequence ATGCGCATCATCTTTATGGGGACACCCGATTTCGCCGTTCCCGCCCTTCAGGCGCTGGTCGATGCAGGCCATGAGGTGGTCGCCGCCTATTCGCAGCCCCCGCGCCCCGGCGGCCGCCGAGGCCGGGAACTGACCCCCGGCCCGGTCCACAAACGCGCCGAGGAGCTGGGTATCGAGGTACGCCATCCCCTCTCGCTGAAGGGCGAGGACGAGAAGGCCGCCTTTGCCGCCTTGAACGCCGATGTGGCGGTGGTGGCCGCCTATGGCCTGCTGCTGCCCCGCGCCGTGCTGGAGGCGCCAACTCATGGCTGCCTCAACCTGCATGGCTCGATCCTGCCGCGCTGGCGTGGGGCCGCGCCGATCCAGCGCGCGATTCTGGCCGGAGACGAGCAGACCGGCGTGGACATCATGCAGATGGAAACCGGTCTGGACACCGGCCCGGTGCGGGCCAGCGTGCGCACGCCCGTCGCGGGCAAGACGGCGGGAGAACTGACGGTCGAACTGGCTGCACTGGGCGCGGAACTGATCGTGCGCGTGCTTGCCGACCTGACTGCCTTCCCGCCTGTCACCCAGCCGGAAGAAGGCCTGACCTACGCCCGCAAGATCGAGAAGGCCGAGGCTAAGCTGGATTTCACCGCTGGCGCTCAGCAGGTTCTGCGCCAGATTTTGGCTTTCAATCCCGCCCCCGGCGCCTTCTTTGAACTCCAAGGCGAGCGCATCAAAATTCTGGCCGCCAACATTCTCACGGATGATCCGGAGGGGAAAATCGCCGATTTCCCGACCATACCCGGCATCGTGATCGGCGATCAGCTTGCGATTGGCTGCGGCACAGGAGCAATCCGCCCCACCGTCGTTCAACGCGCTGGCAAACCCGCGATGCCGATGTGGGACATGCTGCGCGGCTTCCCGATTCGTGAGGGCACGCAGCTTTCATGA
- the truA gene encoding tRNA pseudouridine(38-40) synthase TruA, which produces MTRFALTLEFDGTPFMGLQRQAHGPSVQQAVEEAIERVTGEPAILFAAGRTDAGVHALQMRAHADIAKDIAPFRLMEALNFHLRPDPIAVLDCRIVPDDWHARFSCIGRSYIYRIANRRAPLTLDANRAWQVQKPLDAQAMHEAAQALVGRHDFTTFRSVHCQAQSPLKTLDSLNVRREGDWVIIDTAARSYLHHQVRSMVGCLSLVGLGRWKVSQMAEALEARDRKALGLNAPSDGLYFDRAFYPEEG; this is translated from the coding sequence ATGACCCGCTTCGCCCTCACGCTGGAATTCGACGGCACCCCCTTCATGGGCCTGCAACGGCAAGCCCATGGCCCCTCGGTACAACAGGCCGTCGAGGAAGCCATCGAGCGCGTCACCGGCGAACCCGCGATCCTCTTCGCCGCCGGGCGCACCGATGCGGGCGTCCACGCCCTCCAGATGCGCGCCCATGCCGATATCGCAAAGGACATCGCCCCCTTCCGCCTGATGGAGGCCCTCAACTTCCATCTGCGCCCCGATCCCATCGCGGTTCTGGACTGCCGCATCGTCCCTGACGACTGGCACGCCCGCTTCTCCTGCATCGGCCGCAGCTACATCTACCGCATCGCCAACCGCCGCGCGCCGCTGACGCTGGACGCCAACCGCGCATGGCAGGTGCAGAAGCCGCTGGATGCTCAAGCCATGCATGAAGCCGCGCAGGCCCTGGTCGGCAGGCATGATTTCACCACCTTCCGCTCCGTCCACTGCCAGGCCCAGAGCCCGCTCAAAACGCTGGACAGCCTCAATGTCCGCCGCGAGGGCGACTGGGTCATCATCGACACCGCCGCGCGGTCCTACCTGCACCATCAGGTGCGCTCGATGGTCGGCTGCCTGTCGCTGGTCGGGCTGGGCCGCTGGAAGGTCTCGCAGATGGCCGAGGCTCTGGAAGCGCGGGATCGCAAGGCGCTGGGGCTGAATGCGCCTTCGGATGGGCTGTATTTCGATCGGGCCTTTTATCCCGAAGAAGGATGA
- a CDS encoding AAA family ATPase — protein MTQILNLQPDSASSTVMAAPDKTVDVRETFGIDIDMQVPAFSVADERVPDRDDSYVFDPDTTLAILAGFAFNRRVMVQGYHGTGKSSHVEQVAARLNWPCIRINLDAHISRIDLIGRDAIVLKDGMQVTEFREGLLPWALQTPTALVFDEYDAGRPDVMFVIQRVLETEGKLTLLDQNRVIRPSKWFRLFATANTVGLGDTSGLYHGTQAINQGQMDRWNIVVGLNYLPAQIESEIVLKKVDGVADKTVADMVKVAELTRRGFINGDISTVMSPRTVITWAQNTAIFKDIGFAFRLSFLNKCDETERVLVAEYYQRVFGKDLPESVVGKA, from the coding sequence ATGACGCAGATTCTGAACCTTCAGCCCGACAGTGCCTCCTCCACGGTCATGGCCGCACCCGATAAAACCGTCGATGTGCGCGAGACCTTTGGCATCGATATCGACATGCAGGTGCCCGCCTTCTCGGTGGCGGACGAGCGCGTGCCGGACCGCGACGACTCCTATGTCTTCGATCCCGACACCACGCTGGCGATCCTTGCAGGCTTTGCCTTCAACCGCCGCGTGATGGTGCAGGGCTACCACGGCACCGGCAAGTCCAGCCATGTTGAGCAGGTGGCGGCGCGCCTCAACTGGCCCTGCATCCGCATCAACCTCGATGCTCACATCAGCCGTATCGACCTGATCGGGCGCGATGCCATCGTGCTGAAGGACGGCATGCAGGTCACCGAATTCCGCGAAGGCCTGTTGCCCTGGGCACTGCAGACCCCCACCGCGCTGGTGTTCGACGAATATGATGCCGGTCGTCCGGACGTGATGTTCGTGATCCAGCGCGTGCTGGAGACCGAGGGCAAGCTGACGCTGCTCGACCAGAACCGCGTGATCCGCCCCTCCAAGTGGTTCCGCCTGTTCGCCACGGCCAACACCGTGGGTCTGGGCGACACCAGCGGGCTCTATCATGGTACGCAGGCGATCAACCAGGGCCAGATGGACCGCTGGAACATCGTCGTCGGCCTGAACTATCTGCCCGCGCAGATCGAGAGCGAGATCGTCCTGAAGAAGGTCGATGGCGTGGCCGACAAGACCGTGGCCGATATGGTCAAGGTGGCCGAGCTGACCCGCCGCGGTTTCATCAATGGCGATATCTCGACGGTGATGAGCCCGCGTACCGTCATCACCTGGGCGCAGAACACGGCGATCTTCAAGGATATCGGTTTTGCGTTCCGTTTGTCGTTCCTCAACAAGTGCGACGAGACCGAGCGGGTTCTGGTGGCTGAATATTACCAGCGCGTGTTCGGCAAGGATCTGCCTGAGAGCGTGGTCGGTAAGGCCTAA